The Vibrio sp. 10N DNA window AGCTCTTCCACGTGATTCAAGTGCTTCACGTCAGCGCAACCGTTGCAACCAAACTGGTCGCCCACACGGTTACCTACGTAAGTTCGGTCTAAGCCGTATCAAAGTTCGCGAAGCTTGCATGAAAGGCGAGATTCCTGGACTTCGTAAGGCTAGCTGGTAATTGCCACTTAATCATTTGGAGTAAATCTTATGAGCATGCAAG harbors:
- the rpsN gene encoding 30S ribosomal protein S14 codes for the protein MAKQSMKARETKRAKLVAKFAEKRSALKAIISDVNASEEDRWNAVLKLQALPRDSSASRQRNRCNQTGRPHGYLRKFGLSRIKVREACMKGEIPGLRKASW